One part of the Sulfolobus tengchongensis genome encodes these proteins:
- a CDS encoding 6-hydroxymethylpterin diphosphokinase MptE-like protein has product MIRSWLGFNERDDYISASILNYMVRDYDESELRDLIKGREVAIIGAGPNLININKIEEEIIIASDGATNYLVNIGIIPDVIVTDLDGIQVFPRQAIYVVLAHGDNIELLIKVKELDKVIPTVQVLPFGRLKLYGGFTDGDRAVVLAKYMGARKIKLYAMDFDSGLVGRFSKPYYQKDVPASMIKRKKLEIARMIIEQVLNCNE; this is encoded by the coding sequence ATGATAAGGAGTTGGCTGGGATTTAATGAGAGAGACGACTATATCTCAGCCTCAATACTAAATTATATGGTAAGGGATTATGACGAGTCCGAATTAAGGGACTTAATCAAGGGGAGAGAGGTTGCAATAATCGGAGCGGGTCCAAATTTAATTAATATAAATAAAATTGAGGAAGAAATCATTATAGCGTCAGATGGAGCAACGAACTACTTAGTGAACATAGGAATAATTCCCGATGTTATAGTTACTGATTTGGATGGGATTCAAGTATTTCCTAGACAAGCAATATATGTGGTGTTAGCACATGGAGATAACATAGAGTTACTAATTAAAGTAAAAGAGTTGGATAAAGTGATACCAACTGTGCAAGTATTGCCTTTCGGTCGTTTAAAATTATATGGTGGATTTACAGATGGAGATAGGGCAGTGGTATTAGCTAAGTATATGGGAGCAAGGAAAATAAAACTATATGCTATGGATTTTGATTCAGGATTAGTAGGAAGGTTTTCTAAACCATATTATCAAAAAGACGTACCTGCATCGATGATCAAAAGGAAAAAGTTAGAAATAGCCAGAATGATAATTGAACAAGTTTTAAATTGTAATGAATAG